The genomic DNA GCACTAATAGTGAGCTGATCTGTAATAGTTAGTAGGCTATACAAGGATCCTCAGGGTTTTTGGATGCTAGCGGAGATGAGTGTATACCGACTGGTGTGAGTGGTGTGCTGGTAGTGTATCAAGGGATTTCTGAGCTGTGGGATCTACAATTTTTTCCTCTGCCAAGGCCGCATGGCACAATGTACTCCCCACCGAAGTGTTCAGTGGGGTGGTGagcgtgagtgtgtttgtgtgtgtgtgtgtgacggaggGAAAGTGAGAGGTACGATGAAGAAGAATGTGTCTACCCGCAGCCTGAACAAGTCGTCCAGCTTTCCGCAGGCTGACCAGGGAAAGACTGTGAAGACAGGATGGAGCGTCCGGCTGGGCCACACTCGCAGGGCGCTGAGCAGCAGGGCCAAGGGGCCTTCCTCCTCACCCTCAACATCATCATCTTCACCCTGCCTTTTCTCCACAGCTCCCCCGCCACCCAAAAGAGCCCCCAGCACCACCTTGACGTTGCGCTCCAAGTCCATGACCACCGAACTGGAGGAACTGGGTGAGTGTGAGAACACAGATGCAAACATTCACACACATATgtccccactctctctgtctctctctctctctctctctctctctctctctctctctctctctctctctctctctctctctctctctctctctctctctctctctctctctctctctctctctctctctccctgtctctctctctctctctctctctctctgtctctctctcgctctctgtctgtctttctgtctctgtttctcgctgtctctctctctctcattctctctctctctctctctctctctctctctctctctctctctctctctctctctctctctctctctctctctctctctctctctctctctctctctctttctctctctctgtctctgtgtctttctgtctctctctctctctctctctctctctctctctctctcgctctctgtctctgtgtctttctgtctctctctctctctgtctctccctctctctctctctctctctctctctctctctctctctctctctctctctctctctctctctctctctctctctctctctctgtctttctctctctctgtctctgtgtctttctgtctctctctctctctctctctcctctctctctctctcgctctctgtctctgtgtctttctgtctctctctctctctctgtctctccctctctctctctctcgctctctgtctctgtgtctttctgtctctctctctctctctctgtctctgtgtctttctgtctctctctctctctctctctctctgtctctctatctctctctctctccctctctctctctctctctctctctctctgtgtctttctgtctctgtctctgtctctgtctctgtctctgtctctctctctctctctctctgtctctgtgtctttttgtctctcaattcaattcaatttcaatttaagggctttattggcatgggaaacgtatgtttacattgccaaagcaagtgaagtagatagtaaacaatagtcaaaagtacaaatgggaaaataaataaacataaatatgggttgtatttacaatggtgtttgttcttcactggttgccattttctctctctctctctctctctctctctctctctctctctctctctctctctctctctctctctctctctctatgtctctctctctcactctctctctgtgtatttatgtcgcgctctctctctctctctttctctctgtctctctctctttctctctctgtgtttttctctctctatctctctctctctttctctctgtgtctgtgtctttgtctctctctcccctattcaTTTAACCTTTTTCATAAAAATATGCTTCCTGCTTTATCACAACTATTTTGCTCTGACAGCATAATATTTTCTCCTTAACTCTTGACATGTCCTTTCTCtttaactcactcactcactcactcactctctctcacacacacacacacacacatcctgacccACATTTTCTGTCCTCGTTGACATTATCTTTCTTTCACCAAGCTTCCGTtcgaaggaggagaggaggtgagtctGTGGAGACCTGTTGAGGCATCATCACTGACACACTGTTCATTATGGATGAAGCACCGGCACGGCGTGGGCACTGAGctctgagtcagtcagtcagtcagaacctGCTCCTCGATCTTGAGGCTCCCAAAGATATGAGACTTAGATGCTATACACTGTGCCTCTgatccagtggaggctgctgaggggagaacggcttataataatggctggaacggagtgaatggaatggcatcaaaccatgtatttgataccattccactgattccgctccagccattaccacgagcccgtcctccccaattaaggtgccaccaacctcctgtgctctgATCCGACATAGTAAAGGTTTCTTTAGTTGTGTGATATGCATGGTGTAATTGtcaattataaatgtatttgaacATGTGTAGTAATTGtcaattataaatgtatttgaacATGTGTAGGCCTGCATGGTTGTgttgatattgtgtgtagatgtgatATTTTAGTTTCTAGATGTCTGATAGGGACTAGGAGCTGTGCATTGTTTGTAAACACTCACAATGTGTCATGTAGAAAGCATCTTGGTCCATACATGCTGTGCAGCTGTATTCAGACTGTGTGTTGTCTCTGTGATCCTGTACAGAAAGGCTAGATGAGATGCTAGCTTCCCAGCCCACAGAGGCCGACTACAGAGCTGCTACTGTCAAACAGAGACCTACCGGCAGGAGAATCACATCAGCAGAGATCAGTgtgagttcacacacacacacgtgcagaaACACAgatgcacactctctctctcccacacacacacacaaacgtacacatctgaacacacattcacacacacagccattctgaaacaGAGACCTACAAGCCGCAGAGTAATATCAGCATATACACCctcccacacactcacataccaTACATACAGTTATGTATAAAATATGCATCTGAaacctttttgtgtgtgtgttgcagtcgCTGTTTGAGAGGCAGGGCATGGCCCTACATGGTGGGCTCCACCCAGGGATGGAGAGGGCTCATATGCAGCTGCCTAGAGGGATGTCCAGGACCAAGTCATTTGGTAACACCTTTCACCTTTAGTACAGTACTCAGTCAATAACTTGACAACTGTAGCGCATCATCTCTGTATTGCTTTagactttctatctctctctgaccTTTGCCCCCTGACCTCTCCAGGTGCAACTGAGGAGGACCGACTGTCGGCTTTGGCTGGAGAACACCATTTCCCCCGGAGCTCTTCCATGACGGACAGCCTCCGAGACCACTCCAACTCCCATTCTATCCCGCCCCCTCCCCAGActgccccccctcctcccccctccctctactACCTGGACACTGGCCCTCCTCCCGCCTtctgcccccctcctccccctgccagGGGTCATGGTCAGGGTCATGACCCTGGAGGTCGTTCCATCTTCAAGCCCTCCTCCCTGGACCTGGACCGGCCCTACGACCCATCGCCCCGCCAGTCCTCCCATGCCGAACGCCAGAAGAAGGCAAGGTCAATGATTATTCTTCAAGACTCCTCCCACTTACCCGTGGAGCCCACCGACATCCCCCGCCCCTCCGCCTCCGCTACACCACCCGAGCGAATCAAACGGAAAGGCCGGGTGATTGACAACCCGTACGCCAATGTGGGCCAGTTTAGTATTGGGTTGTACACACCCACCAAGCCCCAGCGCAAGAAGAGCCCTCTGGTGAAACAGCTACAGGTCGGTTAAGTTGTTTATTTCTTTATTCTGATTATTAGCTGTTACTTTAGCAAGTGAACAAAGTTTATTTTGAAGTTTAAGTTTCTAATTTCTTGTCATCTCTACCCCTCCAGGTGGAGGACGCTCAGGAGAGAGCCAGCATCGCCTTGGCTGCCGCCCACTCCCGAGAGTCCTCCCCCTCAggtcgacacacacacacccacggccacacacacaccagccggGCCGACTACTACCAGCAGCAGCTGATGGTGGAGCGCGAGCGTATGCGTCTCCAAGGAGAGGCCCTGCTACAGGGGAAAGGGCCGTTCGCTGCCGCTATCGCCGGCGCTGTGAAGGACCGAGAGCGCCGTCTAGAGGAGCGGAGGAAATCAACAGTCTTCCTGTCGGTGGGGACCATGGAGGGGGGGTCTGGGTCCGTCCCTGAGGCCCCCTCCTACACCACATCTCGCTCCATCGATGAGCGCATGCTCAGCAGAGAAATGGGCCAGCTGCCGCCCCCTGCCCTGGCCCTGCGCCCCTCACCTGGCGGCACTACCTTCATACACCCACTCACAGGGAAGCCCCTGGACCCTAACTCGCCCCTGGCTCTTGCGCTGGCCGCAAGGGAGCGGGCACTTACCTCCCAGACCCAGTCCCCCGCCAGCAGCCCTGAGCCCAGGACTAAACAGgacagggctggggctggggctggaggtcAGGGGGCTTCGCTCTTCATCGACAGCCAGACCAAAGAGCCTCAGCATGGGGACGGGAGTCCGGGGTCGCCCCAGGCTAGTAAACCCCAGTGGGGAGCATCCTCACCCGCATTGCTTCGCcaggagatggagggaagaggagaggagaggaaggaggagaggagaacggaGGATAAGAAAAGTATGTTGATTAGTATCATGGACACATCACAGCAGAAGACGGCTGGACTAATCATGGTCCATGCCACCACTAACTGCCAGGCAGTGGGGTTGGAACCAGGGCTGGAGCAGACCCCCACCTCCCCAGCCACCGAGCCCAGTAAACCCTCCCTCAGTCGGGTTCCGTCGCCCAGCCCCTCTGcctctcagcctcagcctcagccccagaCCCAGCCGCAGCCCCAGGCCCAGCACCCCTCCAGCCCAGCCCACGCTCCCCTGGCCCAGGGCAGTTCAGAGGAAGATGTGGAGCCCTACACAGTGAGCCTACCTCCAGCCATGCTGTCCTCAAGTGATGAGGATACCAGAGAGGAGCTGAAGAAGATCGGGGTACTCCCACCTCCAGATGAGTTTGCCAACGGGTTGCTGGCCAAGGCACAGGCACTGGCACAAGCCCAAGCCCAGGGGACCCCTGTACCCCAGTCTAAATCTGTCACCTCCCCCACAACACCTACCACCCATACTCCCCTCACCccttccaccaccaccaccccaacccCCAGCCTGACCCCCACCTCAAGCCTGACCCCCACCCAGCTCCAGGCCCCTCCTTTCCAGCCATCCCCCGGAGGAGCAGTCGTCTCAGGGAAGCCATCAGACCCGGACCAGACCCATCCTCCAGCCCTGCTGGCTGAGTCTGGTTCAGCAGCAGACTCTGGTGTGGAGGAGCCAGACACACGCAGTtccagtgagagagagcgagaccaccACCTGGAGACCACCAGCACCGTGTCCACCGTCTCCAGCATGTCCACTCTGTCTTCGGAGAGTGGTGAGCCCGCCGACACACACACCTCTTACGCTGACGGGCAGACCTTTGTGCTCGACAAGCCACCAGTGCCTCCCAAGCCCAGGCTAAAGTCCCACATCGGAGGCAGTAAAGGCCCGGTAACCTTCAGGGACCCGCTGCTGAAGCAGAGCTCTGACAGCGAGCTGTTATCCCAGCAGCAGGCGGCTGCTCTTGCTGCAGCAGCGGCCGGAGGGGCAGGGCTGGGGCATGGAGGCCTGGGGTCTGGAGGCCTGGGGTCAGGAGGCCTGGGGTCAGGCTCTATATCTGGTCTGGTGGGAGGCCCTGGGAGGCCCCGCTACCTCTTCCAGAGGAGGTCCAAGCTGTGGGGGGACCAGATGGAGGCGCGAGGACCCGGGGTGGGGTTAGGGATGGGGAGTCTTGGCAGTCTaggggggttggggttggggctagggctggggagtgaggagggaggCAAACCATCGGTAATGGGGGAACTGAGTTCCAGACTGCAGCAGCTGAATAAGGATACCAGGTCTCTGGGGGAGGAGGAGCCACTGGGGGCATCGCTGGACCCTGGGAGGAAGTCCCCTGTGACAGGTGCCAGGTAAGACAGGAAAGAGGAAGGCTAACTGAACATGGCCAAACCAATCTTAGGCCTTATTCAAGTACTTCTGAGATGCAtcattccttcctcccttccttgaagtaatcaAGAAGGAATCTTTTGGGTGGATTAATGCAAGGTTCCAttaggctacacagctttcacaTATCCACTCAGCTGTTCAAAAAGCTCCATATTCAGTTAAAAGGATTAAAAAACATCTGTAAATATTACATTCTAATTACCACTGCTGGCCTTGTTGTGCATGGTTTGCTCTCTCTCATTATAAAGTAGACTGATGATAGAAGACATGCCTAGCCAATGCTACGATGTTAGCATTAACTTTCCTTAGCAAAGCTAGTGCAAACAGGCCCTTTTATTAGCAatccccatccctctcttcatCTGGTACAGCATAGCAATATCAAGGCGGgataatagggttagggttgaggttacaCTTAGACATTTTGGTGTGGAACCTATAGAGTGATTGTATGACACGCCATTTTTTAATTACATATAAAGTTTTttggaggatttgtatttattttgtggGGTTTCTTTTCTTTCATTGTTCTACTGAAAGTCCTTTGTATTCCTACAGATGTGACAAGGACACAGATGAGAGTAAACTTTAAGTTTATAGCCACTAGGGTAAACCCAAACTCATTTTATTATTCATTTCCTAACCAGCCTATCAACTAACCTCAATGGAATTAAATAACCCTACTTTAattttcagattttatttattttatttctcaAACCGCCATCAGTTGTTACCTTGTTTGCATAATCCACTGCCTGACCTGTGGAGGACCATAAAACATGacaaaatgttataaatcgaAATATAATACATGTATaatctatgtactgtatatat from Coregonus clupeaformis isolate EN_2021a chromosome 11, ASM2061545v1, whole genome shotgun sequence includes the following:
- the LOC121576365 gene encoding SH3 and multiple ankyrin repeat domains protein 3, whose translation is MGSALGRREEAERKERKAREARKAKLNSKANLKKFMEYVQQRNIEKVSRFLEKGLDPNFHDPESGECPLTMASQLEGCAELIKVLKSGGAHLDFRTQDGITALHKAVRTKNHTALITLLDLGASPDYKDSRGLSPLYHSSMVGGDPYCCELLLHDHAQVGCVDENGWQEIHQACRHGHVQHLEHLLFYGADMAAQNASGNTALHVCALYNQDSCTRVLLFRGANKEIKNYNSQTAFQVAIIAGNFDLAEIIKIHKVSDVVPFRETPSYTNRRRVLVGGLPSPRSLMRSASDNNLNGDSGHGLVQGHGRQGQSPVPSLRSLPALGQHQQHASLGETHHGEVPDSSLQSTGSSRSSRSPSLHSHLHEGEQNVRRAHGHPLGHVPRGRLSPGTVQRDPSPPTHTPPAIAGARGPKRKLYSAVPGRTFIVVKPYTPQGEGEIQLNRGERVKVLSIGEGGFWEGTVKGRTGWFPADCVEEVQMRQYDPRLETREDRTKRLFRHYTVGSYDNLSSYSDYIIEEKNAMLQKKENEGFGFVLRGAKAETPIEEFTPTPAFPALQYLESVDVEGVAWRAGLRTGDFLIEVHGVNVVKVGHKQVVSLIRQGGNSLLMKVVSVTRKPESEEVVRKKAPPPPKRAPSTTLTLRSKSMTTELEELASVRRRRGERLDEMLASQPTEADYRAATVKQRPTGRRITSAEISSLFERQGMALHGGLHPGMERAHMQLPRGMSRTKSFGATEEDRLSALAGEHHFPRSSSMTDSLRDHSNSHSIPPPPQTAPPPPPSLYYLDTGPPPAFCPPPPPARGHGQGHDPGGRSIFKPSSLDLDRPYDPSPRQSSHAERQKKARSMIILQDSSHLPVEPTDIPRPSASATPPERIKRKGRVIDNPYANVGQFSIGLYTPTKPQRKKSPLVKQLQVEDAQERASIALAAAHSRESSPSGRHTHTHGHTHTSRADYYQQQLMVERERMRLQGEALLQGKGPFAAAIAGAVKDRERRLEERRKSTVFLSVGTMEGGSGSVPEAPSYTTSRSIDERMLSREMGQLPPPALALRPSPGGTTFIHPLTGKPLDPNSPLALALAARERALTSQTQSPASSPEPRTKQDRAGAGAGGQGASLFIDSQTKEPQHGDGSPGSPQASKPQWGASSPALLRQEMEGRGEERKEERRTEDKKSMLISIMDTSQQKTAGLIMVHATTNCQAVGLEPGLEQTPTSPATEPSKPSLSRVPSPSPSASQPQPQPQTQPQPQAQHPSSPAHAPLAQGSSEEDVEPYTVSLPPAMLSSSDEDTREELKKIGVLPPPDEFANGLLAKAQALAQAQAQGTPVPQSKSVTSPTTPTTHTPLTPSTTTTPTPSLTPTSSLTPTQLQAPPFQPSPGGAVVSGKPSDPDQTHPPALLAESGSAADSGVEEPDTRSSSERERDHHLETTSTVSTVSSMSTLSSESGEPADTHTSYADGQTFVLDKPPVPPKPRLKSHIGGSKGPVTFRDPLLKQSSDSELLSQQQAAALAAAAAGGAGLGHGGLGSGGLGSGGLGSGSISGLVGGPGRPRYLFQRRSKLWGDQMEARGPGVGLGMGSLGSLGGLGLGLGLGSEEGGKPSVMGELSSRLQQLNKDTRSLGEEEPLGASLDPGRKSPVTGARLFSSLGELHTISQRSYGTSYTIRRGSHYPITRRIASPGSGSPDRGDPLSRLPGFGLPTSPTTPPHTILKSSSLSLPHEPKEVRFVMRSSSARSRSPSPSHSPGLGSPLLALRPFHQKPLHLWNKYDVGDWLESIHLAEHRAGFQEHEIEGSHLPALTKDDFAELGVTRVGHRMNIERALKQLLES